Within the Macaca nemestrina isolate mMacNem1 chromosome 5, mMacNem.hap1, whole genome shotgun sequence genome, the region tttttCAAAAGTGATCAATCCCTACTTACTCacatattcttattttaataGCATATCTTTCATGTATAGCTTTTTTGAAATATGTACAGAACTAAAATATCTAAGGCAAAATCCACATTTCCTGTCTTCCCTCCGTTGTGATACTTTTGCAAATGAACTTCACTCAAAAGTAATATCTGGTGATGTCACATGACTAGAAACTAAGGCATTCTAGTTAGAAGTCAAAGGAGTTTAAAGTAATAACTTGTATAAACTATACCAATattgtgttttgttctgtttcctACTGCAGTTCTTCACAGAGCAACACAGAAGGTAAAGGAATCAAAATGATGTCCTTAAGTTTACCTCCATAGGAGCTGATTTCTCAATGGggaatatttaaatatgaatgaTTCCCACAAGCATACTGAGCACATAGGAAAAAAAACTGTAAGAGCTCACTGTTTTGAAAAATCTGCTGTGCATACTAAAGTGGCTGCAATTTAAACAAACATTTGAAGCATTGAgcaagaaggaaaattaacacaGACAGTGGTTATCTATTTTCAGGAAGGTgcccttaaaaaatatttagatggTTAGGTTGCTTATGGGATGATATTGAGTATCTGTGATATGGCAGACTGAaggatatttgtgtgtgtgtgtgtgtgtgtgtgtgtgtgtgtacatatatcctcaaactattttatatgtatataatcacTATATATACCCAAACTATTTTATCCTCTGACCCATTTAAAACTTACTAAGATTGAACTTACCTTGAACTACTATTTATTTTCGTAAAGGAGTTATTGAAATATCTTCTTTCCCCTGGTTAAGAACGAGCTAGTTTATTACTAAATGTAGTTTCTTTATAGTAAGTGAGTGGAAATAGGTGTAAAAATGGGCAGATAGTTGTATATCATCGTTTCACTGCTGATGAAGTGAACTATCTCAGTAGGGCTGGGTGTAGCCTTGGAAGCAGTCCTTCCCACAGGCCAAAAGTTGAGCACTGGTCTCCTAGCAGAAAGAAAGGCCTCCTTCCAAGAACAAACATTCACAGGTAGCCTTCATACTTGAGGAAAATTTGCTTTTCATGGGCTCCTCTTAGCCCAATGTCCACACACTCACCCAGGCACAAACCCATTTAAGATGATCCATGTGCTAAACAGGAGGAAGGACTCAACAGGCAAAATGCTAACTAACTCCTCATTTCCCAAACgagcttctatttttttaagcaaCCTGCTCTCTCATCAAGTTGGAGGCTTAATGTAAGCAGTGCTGAGTGAGTTTTCACTTTTACACGAATGCAGTTaggatgtggggaaaaaaaagaaaaagaaagataatgtaAAACACGTTAGCAAATACAACGTGAAAACTCCAGATATAAAGCTCTGGAGTTTTTATCTTTACAGTTATACTCCTCCCAAATGAAATCATATTGGACCAAGTTTGGAATGTTAGTATAATTTTAAGAAAGTGGGGAAATGGAAAAAACATGATACCCCTAGAGATTCTTGAATCAGCAGACTTTGTAGCCTTTGGACAATTTCTATAGTGAACCTGATGTTAATTTTTCATTGGGTCATTTCCAAATCAAAGTAAACAAGAAATTTCTGAATAAGATCCGTGGTTATTTCATCAGTGATTAGGTAAATCTGTGACAGATTTGTCATCTTAAGTAACATTGAATTAATATActaataaaatatgcatttactctttcctaaaattaaaacaaaatatattaaaatgttatactTTATAGATTCTAAAAAGTCTTAAGTGCTTTCAGACTTCTGTTTCTAAGAAGATGGAGtagatatatttttcttgtttcttttctaggTACAACTAAAAACCATGTACGTTAtacataaaacaaacataagaagacTATGAAAGGTGAAGGGAAGAAGGCAGACCACCTGGGACTGAGGATCAAAGGAATAACAGAGTAGTGAgttccctgggttttctttttgcctcataaATACCGAACTTGGTGGTTAAGAAGTCAACAACTTAAAAACACCACAGGAGAAgtttagaaagaaagagaaagagagagagagagagaagagaaaagagaaaaacaacaaaaactactcTCTAATCAAAGGACAAGGAAAAGGCAACCTAACAAGATAGagaacttttagaaaataaacactGTACTTCAACTTAGCatcatagaaaaaagaaaaaggaaaacaaacagaaaaacaaaaatgtttcctCATCCCCACTCATGATAGCAATGGCTGCTTGGTAAGCATAGATATTCATCCTTGCCTGGCTATAATGGGGCATTCCAATTTACCACcccctccaccatcaccaccatattGGTGTGAGAAAGGCCAAGTAGGgaaccagaatttttttttttttttttgagttataatccaatctttatttaaaaatcgAATCTGCCAGTTTAGCGTTTTCCACCAACTCGGGGAGCTGAAACTTTCACAGGCTTCACAATCTTTTGCTTCGGTCCTGCCTTTGTAGGTGCCTTAGCAGCAGCCATTGCAGTCTTTTTAGATGCTTGATTAGCCTTTTTTGCTTCCTTAGCAGCCCTGATAGCTTGTTCTCGTTGAGCCTTTCTAACTTCAGGTTTCTGATTCCTCTTGGCCATTGTATCAGCAAGAGATGCACCAGTAATGGCCCTCTGAAATTTGACTGCTCGGCGggttcttttcttttgaatttcttccGACTGACCCTTTTTGTGCTTCCTTCTGTAGAGGACAGTCCAGTTTATCTGCCGAGGATTCCTCTTGGAAAGGAACGCCGACTCGCATTTTGCATTAAGAAACTGGAAAACCTTCCCGTCGGTCCTGGCGTAGCGCCTCCCGTGTCCGGGGTAGATCTTGTACCTGCTAAAACTGCACAGCTCCACCTTCATGGCGACGGATTCAGGGGAAGAGAAGAGATCGGGAACCAGAATTTTAATCATATTTGACAGTAACCAGTGTAGCTGTCCCCCAGCAGTGTTAGTGGGGACCATGGGAAGGGGAACCTGGACTTTCAGTCCCAGTCAGCAGTAGTGAGCTATTCTTACCCCTCCTTATTGAGGTGCTGTAGGAGAAAACATATGAGGGAGTCAGGATTCTCATCACCCCCCAGCAGTAGTGATATGGCTGGTAGTCACATGGGGATAATAATGAGGCATTTCTACTCCTCTTAGCCAGGGAGAGATCAATGAAGGTCCTATATGGAGTCAGAAACCTTACCCCTACCTCACAGCAAGAATAAACCCTTTCCCCTTGTTATCAGCAGAGGCTGAGTGGGGGCTTAAACTTTACTCCCACTAGTGGAACTCCAACTTCTAATGCCACCTGGTAGTTATAAGAAAGAAATCTCCCTTCTTCACCTGCCAGATGTTGGACAAAACCAgcaaaaatagccgggcgcggtggctcacgcctgtaatcccagcactttgggaggccgaggcgggcggatcacaaggtcaggagatcgagaccacggtgaaaccccgtctctactaaaaatacaaaaaaaaaaaattagccgggcgcggttgtgggcgcatgtagtcccagctactcgggaggctgaggcaggagaatggcgtgaacccgggaggcggagcttgcagtgagccgagatcgcgccactgccctccagcctgggcgacagagcgaaaaaaaaaaaaaaaaaaaaaaaaaaccagcaaaaatAAGAGCTTGCCCTTTCCTTGTTAACTAGAGAGAGAGCAGTTTTTTGctctcattgttttcttttcctttttcttttcttcactcccacctttctttttaaaatctgtagtGTTTTCAGTTGTTGACTTCTTTAGCTCCAAGTCTGgtatatatgaagcaaaaataaaaccctGGGAACTCACTACTGTGTTATTTCTTGGATCCCCAGCtctaacatatcaataattacattaaatgtaagtgGTCCAAATACACAAATTATAAAACAGAGTAGAAGCTCAGTGGATTAAAAAACATAAcctaactatatgctgtctaaaggaaactcacttaaaatataacaatataggCAGGAAACAAAGAGATCTATCCTGTAaacattaatgaaaagaaagtagaGTACTAATATTGGATAAAGTAGACTTTAAACCACTGTATTAGTCTTCTCTCATGCTGcgaataaagacatactcaagactgattaatttttaaaggaaagaggcttaattgactcacagttctacatggctggggaggcctcaaaaccatggtggaaggtgaggaggagcaagtcacatcttacatggcagcaggcaaaagagagaTTCTGAAGGGGaacttccatttataaaaccctcaggtcttgtgagacttatttactaccatgagaaaAGTATGgtgaaaactgcccccatgattcaattatctctaccttgccccacccttgacacatggggattattacaattcaagctgagaattaggtgagaacacagccaaaccatatcaactgcAGAAAATTACCAAAGGTAGGGAGGacattatagaattttaaaatgaggtcattcCACCAACAAATACATAGCAATTCTAAGCTGTATGCACCGAAAaaacagagctgaaaaacatatgaaacacacacttacagaaatgaaaagataaatggacaaatgcaaaattatatttggagACTTCAATATCTCTAAGCAGTTGATAGAACTAGGCCAAAAAGTCAACAAAGGTATACAAAAATACATCATCATCAACTAGCAGAGTATAATCAACGTTTCCAGAACACCACAACAAATAACACCAGAGTATATATTCCTTCTAAGTGGCCATGGAACATATACCAAGGTAACTCAtatcctgggccataaaacaaacaaacaaaataatgaaaattcatATATGGTGTGTTCTTAAGAACAATGGAATCAAATGAAAAACCAATAacaggaagattaaaaaaaaaatctccaaacactTGGAAACAACAACACTTCTAAATAGTCCATGGATTAAAGAGGTAGCTAAACGAATGCTGAAAGGTaaacttattaaaattaaaattaaaacttcagaatattacacacatacataccaatGAGTCACAAAGAAATTCATGAAAATAATGTATCATGTGTTAAGTATTTGATTTATGATAAAGGAAGCATTCTAAACAATGTACAACAAAATGTTATTTACtaaattttaacttaattataatTGGTTAATTAAATTTTGAGGAAGATAGATTCacaaattacacaaaaataaaatttaatattagcAATTTTAAACAATGtgttatattaaattaattttaaaaacctactcAAAATAATCTGATTGACTATTTAATCTCTAACAATAAAAATCTTTCTGGGcctaaaatgataaagaaaattataaactaaTAGATTATccaattataataaataaaaatgtcaaactcCTAAGTGAATACATTAGAAATGGGGAAATGTCTCAATAATCTAAGGCCTTACTTCAAGAACTTAGAAAAAGatgagcaaaataaacccaaacaaacagaagcaagaaaatataaGAGCAAGAATCAATAAagttgaaaatagaaacacaatagGCTCAATAAAAGAAATCTCTATTGAAAGAACACAGAAATAGCTGGTTCTTtggaaagatcaataaaattgataaacttttaATAAGACtaacaaataaaaaaggagaagataCAATTACCAGTATCAGAAGTAACACGGGAGATTATCACCACACACTCTTTAGACATCAAATTAATAATAAAGGAATACCATGAATAATTTGAATTCTCCATACATACATTTGACAATTTagatgaaattaaataatattcaaatatatgCACTACCACAAGTCACTCAAAATTTAACtcgtaataaaaaaaaaaaaaaccaccaaaaagaAATCTCTAGTTCCAGATAATGTTACTGGAGAATGCTACAAAACTTTCAAAGAAGAATTAACGCCAATTTTACCCAatctcttttagaaaataaaagaggggGGAATACTTTCCAGTTCATTTTATGAAACTAGTATTTCCCTGCtaccaaaatcagaaaaagacagtgaaaacaaagaacactacagactaatatccctcttaaatatagacacaaaaaatcttaacaaaatattaccaaatagaattcagcagtatgtaaaaatattatacaCCTTGATTAAGTGAtttttatcccaggaatgcaaagctggcttaaattaaaaaatcattgtaATCTGCCATATTaacaaactaaagaagaaaaatcacatgatcatttcaatttatgtaaaaaaaaaactaaaaacattcaaaacataTTCATGAGAAAAATGCTCAGCAAGTTAGGAATACAGGGAAACTTCCTTAATTTGAAAAGTCATGTATATAATGCTTATACCTAATATTATGCTTCTCGGTGAAAGACTGCTTTACCCTAAGGTTGAGGACAAAGCAAGAATTTGTATTCTTACCACTTTTATTTAATATAGTGCTGGAGGTTCTAGCTACagtaataaggaaagaaaaagaaataaaagacatacaggtcagaaagaagaaataaatccatatatttgTAAATGATATATTGTCTACATAGAACACACCAAGGAATCTACATAAAATCCCTTAGAAGTAATAAGTGAGTTTAGTAGGTCAGAGGCTATAAGATTGAAATACAAAAGTCAATCATAATTTAATATTCTAACAATGTTCATgtgaaaaccaaaattaaaaataccttttacAAAGGCTCAAAGAATGTGATATTTAGgcttaaatttaagaaaacatataCAGAATTTATGTCTTCcacaaatttaacaaaattcttAACCGACttacaaaaagaattttcttagaTGTAGACAAAGTTactataaaatttatatagaaaagctAAGAAACAAGAATTGCTAAAACAATTTGGAAACTCATAGCAATTGAAACTGTCATGTTGAGTGAGGGACAGACACACTGATGGAACAAAGTAGAGACTCAAAAATAGATCCACACAAATATTTCTAACTACATTTTGAAAAAGGTGAAAATGCAATTCAATGAAGGAAAGTCTTTTTAGCAAAAAAAGTTTGCAGTAACTGAACACTGATTTGCAAAAAATAAACTTAAGTCTCACATCTAGtacacaaatta harbors:
- the LOC139363114 gene encoding large ribosomal subunit protein eL24-like, whose amino-acid sequence is MKVELCSFSRYKIYPGHGRRYARTDGKVFQFLNAKCESAFLSKRNPRQINWTVLYRRKHKKGQSEEIQKKRTRRAVKFQRAITGASLADTMAKRNQKPEVRKAQREQAIRAAKEAKKANQASKKTAMAAAKAPTKAGPKQKIVKPVKVSAPRVGGKR